In Bdellovibrionales bacterium, the following proteins share a genomic window:
- a CDS encoding sensor histidine kinase has product MVERSGGGGHKMGLSKILNRKVQVVAIAVGAILLMAVLAGFQSAGTFANDQREQLKVLTENQVSFARHSFQIQIGDLSRQLLQNLEREGSGGLSSSQEVFRQREGLGEFLAVAWLPEGGTTSWLAARPEIATRISLDFFEKRKSVLPVLAAQGSSVIWARLTEDNGQPLFVMLLEAKTTGGSGIAVGILPAQIFSEIGGFYKAQSAELLLVDEKGFAFAYTSPQYVGSQILNHPAVGRMFELGSVSSSGESTNLEGKRAIFASEKLGDSNLYVMMTNPVDTLSSFFPGYLISLAGMAVVLALFAGFFLTFLIRRQSLGFDWLKGLVKQLANGQAFLLPGDRIPDISDLREDLIKLSSGPAKPAMPVEKKILEVPLVPSASSLKERRPSELIAAPVDKIEFLREVGLGLVESLRPALSAILGHAQLARSKSGSDNQLKQHFTIIERESRRLRDILENLEGLSKEEKSDLTKADLQEVVLSILSTQRIEFLNKGVQLKKSLHENGTVMLSMKGIRFVVEEIIRNAIFAMTEAPKRELEVTTQLRGDKIALIFSDTGKGIQKELLGRVFDPFFTTQGHEERPGLGLTMAKRALVMMNGTIAIESEENKGTRVIIELPIIGTERRVFDDERTLKTLSPQRELEELTVTSFRIDENMGFDKGEVPDPPTLAPAQPLSSTIRSGPFAEDPAVSPSRVDLNNMKPLTGSLSAMLPSAPSDDEITLVGQVIGSSNDFGESPQQESESLFQNIESEFVASLPTLKTSRSPDVSEDADVAMTFDEGEDEGGFMTINLVNQASEVVAKNAEPGNLGEPKSRLDSDPLVIGDDFEVTIRPPKVRL; this is encoded by the coding sequence GTGGTTGAGAGGTCTGGCGGCGGTGGTCATAAGATGGGACTAAGCAAAATATTGAATCGTAAAGTGCAGGTTGTGGCGATTGCCGTTGGGGCGATACTGCTCATGGCAGTATTGGCGGGATTTCAATCTGCCGGCACCTTTGCCAACGATCAGAGGGAACAGCTGAAGGTTCTGACGGAGAATCAGGTTTCATTTGCTCGTCATTCATTTCAGATACAGATAGGTGATCTATCGAGGCAGTTGTTGCAAAACCTTGAGCGAGAGGGCTCCGGCGGCCTTTCTTCTTCGCAAGAGGTTTTTCGTCAACGGGAAGGACTTGGAGAGTTTCTTGCTGTCGCTTGGCTTCCAGAGGGCGGGACAACATCGTGGTTGGCCGCGCGTCCTGAGATCGCGACTAGGATAAGTCTTGATTTTTTTGAGAAACGCAAATCTGTATTGCCGGTTTTAGCCGCCCAAGGCTCTTCGGTCATTTGGGCTCGCCTAACGGAGGACAATGGTCAGCCGCTTTTTGTGATGCTGCTGGAGGCAAAAACAACGGGCGGAAGCGGAATTGCTGTAGGGATTTTACCAGCGCAAATATTTTCTGAAATTGGTGGCTTTTATAAGGCACAAAGTGCCGAGCTGCTTTTGGTCGACGAGAAGGGTTTTGCATTTGCCTACACGAGTCCACAATACGTAGGATCTCAGATTCTCAATCATCCTGCCGTCGGGCGCATGTTTGAACTTGGGTCCGTGTCTTCATCTGGTGAGTCGACAAATCTTGAAGGAAAGAGAGCTATTTTTGCCTCCGAGAAGTTGGGTGATTCAAATCTTTATGTGATGATGACCAATCCCGTCGACACACTGAGTTCTTTCTTTCCAGGTTACCTTATCAGTTTAGCGGGAATGGCAGTCGTCTTGGCACTTTTTGCGGGATTTTTTCTTACTTTTTTGATTCGACGTCAATCTCTCGGGTTTGATTGGTTGAAGGGTTTAGTGAAACAACTCGCCAATGGGCAGGCTTTTTTATTACCAGGTGACCGGATTCCCGATATTTCGGATCTCCGTGAGGACTTGATAAAATTGAGCTCTGGTCCGGCGAAACCCGCAATGCCAGTGGAGAAGAAAATTCTCGAGGTTCCGCTGGTTCCATCTGCATCATCATTAAAAGAGAGGCGGCCCTCAGAGTTGATTGCGGCTCCGGTTGATAAAATTGAATTCCTTCGCGAGGTCGGTCTTGGTCTTGTGGAATCTTTGCGGCCTGCTTTGTCTGCCATATTGGGACATGCGCAATTAGCTCGATCGAAAAGTGGCAGCGACAATCAGTTAAAACAACACTTTACAATTATTGAAAGAGAATCTCGGCGCTTGAGAGACATATTGGAAAACCTTGAAGGACTTTCAAAAGAAGAAAAATCTGATCTGACGAAGGCTGATCTCCAAGAGGTAGTGTTATCCATTCTCTCTACTCAGCGAATTGAATTTCTAAACAAGGGAGTGCAATTAAAGAAGTCTCTCCACGAAAATGGGACAGTGATGTTGTCTATGAAGGGAATTCGTTTTGTCGTTGAGGAAATCATTCGGAACGCCATCTTTGCAATGACAGAGGCCCCTAAGAGAGAGCTGGAGGTAACCACTCAACTTCGAGGTGATAAGATCGCTTTGATTTTTTCGGATACCGGAAAGGGAATCCAGAAGGAATTACTCGGAAGGGTGTTTGATCCTTTTTTTACAACCCAGGGACATGAAGAGAGACCTGGCCTGGGATTAACGATGGCAAAGAGGGCGTTGGTGATGATGAACGGAACCATTGCAATCGAATCTGAGGAGAACAAGGGAACCCGAGTTATCATAGAATTGCCAATCATTGGCACGGAGCGACGAGTGTTTGATGATGAGAGAACATTGAAGACTTTGTCTCCGCAGAGAGAACTTGAAGAATTGACGGTTACTTCGTTTCGTATTGACGAGAATATGGGGTTTGACAAGGGGGAGGTTCCAGACCCCCCGACGCTGGCCCCAGCTCAGCCCCTGTCCTCGACAATTCGAAGTGGGCCATTCGCTGAGGATCCTGCCGTTTCTCCGAGTAGAGTTGACTTGAACAACATGAAGCCGTTGACAGGAAGTCTCTCGGCAATGCTGCCCTCGGCCCCGAGCGATGACGAAATCACTCTGGTCGGGCAAGTCATTGGATCCTCGAATGACTTTGGAGAGTCTCCTCAGCAGGAGAGCGAATCACTCTTCCAAAATATCGAATCCGAGTTTGTTGCCTCTCTTCCAACTCTTAAGACCTCGAGGAGCCCTGATGTTTCAGAGGATGCTGATGTGGCCATGACTTTCGATGAAGGAGAAGATGAGGGTGGATTTATGACCATCAATTTGGTCAATCAAGCTTCGGAGGTTGTGGCGAAAAATGCTGAACCGGGAAATCTGGGGGAGCCAAAATCACGTCTTGATTCTGATCCGCTGGTGATTGGAGATGATTTTGAAGTGACGATTCGTCCGCCCAAGGTAAGGCTGTGA
- the nadB gene encoding L-aspartate oxidase: MNARTDILVIGSGLAGLAFSLKAAEFAQVTLITKTQIENTNTRLAQGGVAAVTSTSPLDSVESHIQDTLIAGAGLCREDVVSEVVKSAANCIEDLIRWGVKFDFEAGSLALTREGGHSHRRILHIADQTGEGILLPLVEQVRKSSQIQVLENHFAIDLILNKQLSPFDFSPDRCLGAYVLNKDTGEVDTIMARVVVLATGGAGKVYLYTSNWSGATGDGIAIAYRAGARIANLEFMQFHPTCLFHPHARNFLISEALRGEGGELVTSTGQAFMHKYHALGSLAPRDVVARSIDAEMKRAGTDCVYLDMSHLSGSFLTERFPSIHSRCLELGIDMTKHPIPVVPAAHYLCGGILTDVNGQTDLRGLYALGECAATGLHGANRLASNSLLECLVVSHKASQHVQGHFHELDHSTIGPPEWFLHDKEDPDEMIVVTHIWEEIRRLMWNYMGIVRSTRRLERAQHRLNNILHEIREYYSNFKTHSEILELRNIALVADLSVKCALNRRESRGIHYNIDYPFSDEPGKGRDTILDPLNSEFNFRI; encoded by the coding sequence ATGAATGCTCGCACAGATATCTTAGTTATTGGCTCCGGTCTCGCCGGGCTTGCCTTCTCTCTTAAGGCGGCAGAATTCGCACAAGTCACCTTGATAACAAAGACGCAGATTGAAAACACAAACACTCGTCTTGCCCAAGGAGGAGTGGCTGCCGTTACCTCTACTTCACCTTTAGACAGCGTGGAAAGTCATATCCAGGACACATTGATAGCTGGGGCCGGTCTCTGTCGTGAAGACGTTGTTTCTGAAGTGGTTAAAAGCGCGGCGAATTGCATTGAGGATTTGATCCGTTGGGGTGTGAAATTTGATTTTGAAGCAGGAAGCTTGGCCCTCACTCGCGAAGGCGGACACTCACATCGTCGCATTCTGCATATTGCCGATCAAACCGGAGAGGGAATCCTATTGCCTCTTGTTGAACAGGTCAGAAAGTCTTCGCAAATTCAGGTCTTGGAAAACCATTTTGCCATTGACCTCATTTTAAATAAACAATTGAGTCCCTTTGATTTTAGTCCCGATCGCTGTCTCGGCGCCTACGTGTTAAATAAAGACACAGGTGAAGTCGATACGATCATGGCTCGAGTTGTTGTACTTGCCACGGGCGGGGCTGGAAAAGTCTATCTCTATACATCAAATTGGAGCGGTGCCACAGGTGACGGAATAGCCATTGCCTATCGCGCAGGAGCCAGGATTGCCAATCTCGAATTTATGCAGTTTCATCCCACCTGCCTTTTTCACCCTCACGCGCGTAATTTTTTGATTTCGGAAGCTTTGCGCGGAGAAGGTGGAGAATTGGTAACCTCGACTGGTCAGGCGTTCATGCATAAGTATCATGCCCTTGGCAGCCTTGCACCTCGAGATGTTGTGGCACGCTCTATCGATGCCGAAATGAAAAGAGCAGGTACTGATTGCGTTTATCTGGACATGAGCCATCTCTCTGGCAGTTTTCTCACCGAAAGATTTCCCTCCATTCACAGCCGCTGTTTGGAGTTGGGAATCGACATGACAAAGCATCCGATCCCTGTTGTTCCTGCAGCCCACTATCTTTGCGGAGGGATCTTGACAGATGTGAATGGTCAGACTGATCTTCGCGGTCTCTATGCATTAGGGGAGTGCGCTGCGACGGGTTTGCATGGAGCCAATCGACTCGCCTCCAATTCCCTGCTTGAGTGTTTGGTTGTTTCGCACAAAGCCAGTCAACATGTGCAGGGCCATTTTCACGAATTGGATCATTCTACCATTGGGCCACCCGAATGGTTTCTGCACGACAAAGAAGATCCCGACGAAATGATTGTCGTGACTCACATTTGGGAAGAAATCCGGCGTCTGATGTGGAATTACATGGGTATTGTACGCTCCACCCGCCGGCTAGAAAGAGCGCAACACCGTTTGAATAATATTCTTCATGAGATACGAGAATATTATTCCAATTTCAAAACCCATTCAGAAATTCTGGAGTTGCGAAACATTGCTCTGGTCGCAGATCTTTCTGTCAAGTGTGCTTTGAATCGACGGGAATCTCGAGGTATCCACTATAATATTGACTATCCGTTCTCAGATGAGCCTGGCAAAGGTCGTGATACAATTTTAGACCCCCTCAATTCTGAGTTTAATTTCAGAATCTAG
- a CDS encoding alpha/beta hydrolase, protein MKRFEGTFFGSKGAEIFYQTWQVANPVGSILVTHGLSEHSECYHSFAQVMNKSNWDVIGWDLRGHGRSEGKRGYVENFDDYCKDLKLLTEHCVETGLFHSKCPRVLFAHSMGGLAALKAIILYGDMGYRALCLSAPLLGLSVEVPKLKEKVAQIAGKWLPKMTLYNEIHYEDLSRDEEIIKSYEKDPLRHDKISPHVFLGMVDNMQLVKMGAGKFKSLY, encoded by the coding sequence ATGAAGAGATTTGAAGGTACTTTCTTTGGTTCCAAGGGTGCTGAGATTTTCTACCAAACCTGGCAGGTCGCAAACCCTGTTGGGTCCATTCTCGTGACTCACGGTCTTTCCGAACACAGTGAGTGTTATCATTCCTTTGCCCAAGTGATGAATAAATCGAATTGGGATGTCATTGGGTGGGACTTACGTGGCCATGGTCGATCAGAAGGCAAACGAGGGTACGTTGAAAACTTTGACGATTATTGCAAAGACCTCAAACTTCTTACCGAACATTGCGTCGAAACTGGTCTCTTTCACTCCAAATGCCCGCGCGTTCTTTTTGCCCACTCGATGGGAGGATTGGCCGCTTTAAAGGCCATCATTCTATATGGCGACATGGGGTATCGAGCACTTTGTCTCAGCGCTCCTCTTCTCGGACTTTCCGTTGAGGTCCCAAAATTGAAAGAGAAAGTGGCTCAAATAGCTGGGAAGTGGCTCCCCAAAATGACCCTTTACAATGAAATTCATTACGAGGACCTTTCGCGCGACGAAGAAATTATTAAATCTTATGAAAAAGATCCTCTGAGACACGATAAAATATCACCTCATGTCTTTCTCGGAATGGTCGATAACATGCAATTGGTTAAAATGGGGGCAGGAAAATTCAAATCCCTATACTGA
- a CDS encoding alpha/beta hydrolase, giving the protein MQLSGQDRIVSSQDAEKFFKSLSTPRKKLHIYPDSYHEIFNDLDKSLAYQHLKEFLSGLV; this is encoded by the coding sequence ATGCAGCTCAGCGGCCAAGATCGAATCGTCAGCTCTCAGGATGCCGAGAAATTTTTTAAAAGCCTTTCAACGCCCAGAAAAAAGCTCCATATCTACCCAGATAGTTATCATGAAATTTTTAATGATCTTGATAAAAGCTTAGCTTACCAGCATCTCAAGGAGTTCCTCAGTGGGCTGGTTTAA
- a CDS encoding S8 family serine peptidase, protein MAYFSARILIFLLLFLPASGKGETPRDLVFHSSFDGSKLKTFSGILFEEGLLIAQSICNMRELPQAYAAVSRNEEDSAGITESVYENTTKQLLVSIGTLSSDSDPWIEMQDLTSQNLKSAKFYLNKKNCQVSNLETKIGGEYTKDLDNSFRISSFPQSDPSATSKVIVAVVDEGTFYIDHPIFEKKWHRDNDGNLASPSSPFSYSHENTFLPAHPNWVIDIVLSETKGVFALPIKLFKPRVVGFSVPDEPIYASQGGRQFLDLLKRKQYNDIDYARKNGSSIVNMSFGSYEGFQGFRAANGNIISWRKTNPPGFFDGYKQAMSTMKELVFVVSAGNEGVNLDDEKTRWLKQPRDNVIVVGATDKNGRIWKASNTGQIVDFAALGVEVEAIAPRVQDDLGVYKYAEGVKALINGTSFAAPYVSRVIAKILQIRPDLAGKPKQIKEFLCANVVKDPSLTQTTRCGGYISEDKILSLLSQQSR, encoded by the coding sequence ATGGCTTATTTTTCCGCACGAATTCTGATTTTTTTGCTGCTGTTTCTCCCGGCTTCAGGAAAAGGAGAGACACCTCGCGATCTTGTTTTTCATTCCTCGTTTGATGGATCAAAACTCAAAACATTTTCAGGAATTCTATTTGAAGAAGGCCTTCTCATCGCACAATCCATCTGTAATATGAGGGAGTTACCTCAGGCCTACGCTGCTGTCTCTCGTAACGAAGAAGATAGCGCCGGAATCACAGAGTCTGTGTATGAAAATACTACAAAACAATTGCTGGTTTCCATTGGAACATTGAGTTCAGATTCGGACCCTTGGATTGAAATGCAAGATCTGACAAGTCAAAATCTCAAAAGTGCAAAGTTTTATCTGAACAAAAAAAACTGTCAGGTATCGAATTTAGAAACTAAAATTGGGGGCGAATATACGAAAGATTTGGACAACTCCTTTCGGATCTCCTCATTCCCGCAATCCGATCCGAGTGCAACCTCTAAAGTCATCGTTGCCGTAGTCGACGAAGGAACCTTTTACATTGACCATCCCATCTTTGAAAAAAAATGGCATAGAGACAATGATGGAAACTTGGCAAGCCCAAGCTCCCCCTTCAGCTATTCCCATGAAAATACTTTTCTGCCTGCTCACCCTAATTGGGTCATAGATATCGTCTTGAGTGAAACGAAAGGGGTATTTGCCCTTCCAATCAAACTATTTAAGCCACGCGTTGTTGGGTTTAGTGTTCCAGACGAGCCCATTTACGCAAGCCAAGGAGGCCGGCAATTTCTGGATCTTTTAAAAAGAAAGCAATATAACGATATCGATTATGCCCGAAAAAATGGCTCCTCAATAGTCAACATGAGTTTTGGCAGCTACGAAGGATTCCAGGGCTTTCGTGCGGCCAATGGCAATATTATCAGCTGGAGAAAAACTAACCCTCCAGGATTCTTTGATGGGTACAAGCAAGCGATGAGCACGATGAAAGAATTGGTTTTTGTGGTATCTGCGGGGAACGAAGGAGTTAATTTGGATGATGAGAAGACCCGTTGGCTCAAGCAACCTCGAGACAATGTCATTGTCGTTGGCGCAACAGATAAAAATGGTCGGATTTGGAAGGCATCTAACACCGGTCAAATAGTAGATTTTGCGGCATTGGGAGTTGAGGTCGAGGCCATCGCACCAAGAGTTCAGGATGATTTGGGAGTTTACAAATATGCTGAAGGAGTAAAAGCCCTCATAAATGGGACATCCTTCGCGGCACCCTATGTTTCCAGAGTTATTGCTAAAATTTTACAAATCCGGCCGGATTTAGCTGGAAAACCGAAGCAAATCAAAGAGTTTCTTTGCGCCAACGTTGTCAAAGATCCCTCTCTCACTCAGACCACTCGGTGCGGAGGATACATTTCAGAAGACAAAATCCTCTCTTTGCTGAGTCAGCAGAGTCGCTGA
- a CDS encoding UvrD-helicase domain-containing protein, with product MQLEKNMSSPSFQLDDEIVRAGAGAGKTTTLTKKVFKTAFDYFHVYREFPRMVVTTFSRKATQELRERLIVEGIKSDQSEFLDYISSKSKIQISTIHGVLSLFLRRYGHLFSLDSGFRILSEADSSHLAKSVLRQILLEEPQQAEILEIWTIKDLTEMLRSYHSAILTRPNLKVPDEELYFSLLTRYLGSGCSDLLNAIQEAQREVKSKSWMEYLTRLSEIVQTIGRLHAPSDLEGVQGLVLRLGRKPPFSTKSVPEAFSVELRNLIDNGCKELFEKLKRPGLDFNSWTGLKHRSLQFYRIAQSFHESFQLKKEQSGQLEMSDLEIFTLEKLRKNPEVGAAFAQDWDYWLIDEFQDTSPLQVELLEYLIGDRKVFLVGDPQQSIYLFRGARSEVFQKKWEEIGARGGIQSEKLMNFRSISPLLNFFNDVFSKVGPQFKPMIARKMDGDTLRCVATFAVSNCFINEEDISHSEIGAILRHIQALCDRGVGFQDICVLGRTNLQLNQIARCLAKYGYPVHLHAASGFYDRREVRDGIGLVRFLLNPRDNLNLIEILRSPFFKVSDQQLGLWMAEKPQSLWEKIERGEISHPSLDRLRAYLKEARIFGVSETLRKMMSRDGLLDFSLLYDGTGRREANLWKLLCQTEEVMRRPGARFLNIGSGQGQEGSTDNGSEESDAITSLEPSRINLMTVHASKGLQFAHVILPRCDSYRQGRGEGHFGVDEISESWGGSYRDEERDENIVSLPELLSREERKGREILEQERLLYVALTRAKESVLLSWSGSRPSSGSWAEALSGWVQSAGLHHREEYDYFVDYGPWPVVQYRRKEEKSNEVRALLNLPETESTQGVGPKFSVSNYLEEKLELPQLEFVQPGADQVLTRVRASAAGILVHRLMEVLHYSWNFDFTPVLADWFGSDSERVRNALDYVRTCKAPPFDILIPKGNVEWGFQVPTRKGILEGQIDLWGRDEQGTYWLVDYKSGSDRFLNKAFHQLSLYSFALRHLGITGDISLAVVYPLDCKCHVKLAPSVDELKLLFPELFE from the coding sequence GTGCAATTGGAAAAAAATATGTCGAGCCCCTCATTTCAATTAGATGATGAAATCGTGCGCGCGGGAGCCGGAGCGGGAAAAACGACCACTCTGACCAAAAAGGTATTTAAGACCGCTTTTGACTATTTTCATGTGTATCGGGAATTTCCACGAATGGTCGTCACAACATTTTCACGCAAGGCGACTCAGGAACTGCGAGAGAGACTGATCGTTGAGGGAATTAAGAGCGATCAATCTGAATTTTTGGATTATATTTCTTCAAAGTCAAAAATTCAAATTTCGACCATTCATGGCGTTTTGAGTTTGTTCTTGCGGCGCTACGGACATCTATTTAGCTTGGATTCTGGTTTTCGAATTCTTTCGGAGGCCGATTCCAGTCATCTTGCCAAAAGTGTTCTGAGACAAATTCTTTTAGAAGAACCTCAGCAGGCTGAGATTCTCGAAATATGGACAATCAAAGATTTAACTGAAATGCTGAGATCTTACCACTCGGCTATATTGACTCGCCCTAATTTGAAAGTTCCTGATGAAGAATTGTATTTTTCGCTTCTGACTCGATACCTTGGATCCGGCTGCAGCGATTTATTGAATGCGATTCAGGAAGCTCAGAGAGAGGTAAAATCAAAATCTTGGATGGAGTACCTCACGAGGCTTTCCGAAATAGTGCAAACGATCGGTCGTCTTCATGCTCCTAGCGATTTGGAGGGCGTTCAAGGGCTCGTCTTGAGACTGGGCCGCAAACCTCCGTTCTCAACTAAGTCAGTTCCGGAGGCGTTTTCAGTTGAGTTAAGAAACCTCATTGACAATGGATGCAAGGAGCTTTTTGAGAAACTGAAAAGGCCGGGCCTTGATTTTAATAGTTGGACAGGCCTCAAGCATCGAAGTTTGCAGTTTTATAGAATAGCCCAGAGCTTTCATGAAAGCTTTCAGTTGAAGAAGGAACAGTCAGGTCAATTGGAGATGAGCGATCTTGAGATTTTTACCTTAGAGAAACTAAGAAAAAACCCAGAAGTAGGTGCAGCCTTTGCTCAGGACTGGGACTATTGGCTGATCGATGAATTTCAAGATACGAGCCCTCTGCAAGTTGAGCTTCTAGAGTATTTAATTGGAGATCGCAAAGTTTTTCTTGTGGGGGATCCCCAACAGTCCATTTATTTGTTTCGAGGAGCCCGAAGTGAAGTCTTTCAGAAAAAGTGGGAGGAAATCGGAGCGCGTGGTGGAATTCAATCTGAGAAATTAATGAATTTTCGTTCGATTTCGCCTTTGTTGAATTTCTTTAATGATGTCTTTTCAAAAGTGGGTCCACAGTTCAAACCCATGATCGCAAGAAAAATGGACGGCGACACACTTCGGTGCGTGGCGACTTTTGCCGTTTCCAATTGTTTTATCAATGAGGAAGACATCTCTCATTCAGAGATTGGTGCCATCCTTCGTCACATCCAAGCTCTTTGCGACAGAGGAGTGGGTTTTCAAGATATCTGTGTTTTGGGTAGAACGAACTTACAGTTGAATCAGATTGCACGCTGTCTGGCAAAATATGGCTATCCTGTTCATCTTCACGCCGCCAGCGGATTTTATGATCGACGCGAGGTGCGCGATGGGATCGGGCTTGTTCGATTTTTGCTAAACCCGAGGGATAATTTGAACCTAATCGAAATATTGAGGAGCCCCTTTTTTAAAGTCAGTGATCAGCAGCTTGGACTTTGGATGGCAGAGAAGCCTCAGTCTTTGTGGGAAAAAATAGAACGGGGAGAAATCTCGCACCCGAGCTTAGATCGTTTGCGTGCCTACCTGAAAGAGGCTCGAATTTTTGGGGTGAGTGAAACCTTGCGCAAAATGATGAGCCGGGATGGGCTTTTGGATTTTTCCTTACTTTATGATGGAACGGGGAGGAGAGAAGCAAATCTATGGAAGCTTCTTTGCCAGACAGAAGAAGTCATGAGAAGGCCGGGCGCTCGGTTTCTCAATATAGGTTCTGGTCAGGGCCAGGAGGGAAGCACTGACAATGGATCTGAAGAGAGTGACGCCATCACTTCTTTAGAGCCAAGCCGAATTAATTTGATGACGGTCCATGCTTCAAAGGGATTGCAATTTGCTCATGTGATTCTTCCGCGCTGTGATTCCTATCGCCAAGGCCGTGGGGAAGGTCACTTCGGAGTCGATGAAATATCTGAATCATGGGGAGGTTCGTATAGAGACGAGGAGCGCGATGAAAACATTGTGAGTCTTCCCGAATTGTTGAGCCGCGAGGAACGCAAAGGTCGCGAGATTTTGGAACAAGAAAGGCTTCTTTATGTTGCGCTTACGAGAGCCAAGGAATCTGTTCTACTCAGCTGGAGTGGTTCTCGTCCTTCTTCGGGAAGTTGGGCAGAAGCATTGAGTGGTTGGGTGCAGTCTGCCGGACTCCACCATCGCGAGGAATATGATTATTTTGTGGACTATGGTCCATGGCCTGTCGTCCAATATCGAAGGAAAGAGGAAAAATCCAATGAAGTTCGGGCGTTACTGAATCTGCCGGAGACGGAGTCAACACAAGGAGTGGGTCCCAAGTTTTCAGTTAGCAATTATTTGGAGGAGAAGCTCGAACTCCCTCAATTGGAATTCGTGCAGCCGGGCGCAGATCAGGTGCTGACGCGAGTTCGGGCCAGCGCCGCAGGTATTCTTGTTCACCGTTTGATGGAAGTTTTGCATTACAGCTGGAATTTTGATTTTACTCCCGTGCTGGCAGACTGGTTTGGATCGGACAGCGAGAGAGTTAGAAATGCTTTAGACTATGTTCGCACCTGCAAGGCACCTCCTTTTGATATCCTAATACCTAAGGGCAATGTCGAATGGGGATTTCAGGTGCCAACTCGAAAAGGGATTTTAGAGGGGCAGATTGATCTCTGGGGCCGTGATGAGCAGGGAACCTATTGGCTTGTTGATTACAAATCGGGATCGGACCGTTTCTTAAACAAGGCTTTTCATCAGCTGAGCCTTTATTCTTTTGCACTTAGACACTTGGGCATCACGGGTGATATTTCTTTGGCTGTTGTTTATCCTCTTGATTGCAAGTGCCATGTGAAATTGGCCCCGAGCGTAGATGAGCTGAAACTTCTTTTTCCAGAGTTGTTTGAATGA